TTGTTGTGGCGCACCTGCCCGGCCATCACGGCGCGACTGACCCCCTCTTGCTTAAATACATCGATCAAGCGGGAGAGCTCGCCGAGACTCAGCCAGTGCAGCCGCGAAGCGTGCGCCGCCAGGTCCGGTGAGGCCTCTTCGCGGATGGCCGCCACCACCATCTCAATGCCGCGACTGCGCGCCGCTTCCAGCACCAAAAATGGAAATTGACCATTGCCTGCGATCAGGCCATAACGAATTGTGCTTGCTGACTGACTCGTCATTGCTCTTCCCTGATGACCATCGCGTAATCTTGCGCGATCGTTCGGCGCCATAGTTCGGCGCAGGGCACGACTTTACAGGTTGCTGAAAAACTCTCACTCGTCGTCATTCCGAAGTCCGGCGCCTTTTGCCGGGCAGAGGAACCTGCTTTGTTTTCAGTCGGGCGGATTAAAAGCAGGTTCCTCGCTCCGCTCGGAATGACGACGAGCGAGAGTTTTTCAGCAACCTCTTTAGTCGTGCCCTGACGAGAGATCGGCGCGCCATATCTTTTCAATGACCGATTTTCGCTCGACGGGACCTACTTCACAAAGCCGCGCTCGGCGGTGGCGATGAAGGACAGCAACTCCTCCACGTCGGATGAGCGAATGCCGTCCTCGCGTATCTTCTCGAGCGCCTGCGTGGTGTTCAGTTTCTTTGACATCAAGTGCCGAAACACGCTCGCTAATTTCTCGCGCCGGTCCTCACCGAATCCTCCGCGCTCGAGGCCCACCTTATTGACACCGAACAAACGGACTTCGCGCTTCATCACGGTCATTGAGAACGGGAGGACATCCTGTGTGATGACGCTATAGCCGCCGACAATACTGTGCCGTCCAACGCGGCAAAACTGATGCACGCCCGAGAAGGCGCCGATATTAGCGTAGTCTTCAATCACCACGTGGCCTGCAAGCGTGGTGGCGTTGGCCAGAATGGTGTGGTTGCCGACGCGGCAGTCGTGCGCGATGTGGGTGTAGGCCATGATCCAGTTATCGTCGCCGATGCGGGTCAGCGCACCGCCGACCTCGGTGCCGCGATTCACGGTAACAAATTCCCGGAAGGTATTGCCCTTCCCGATGATGGTCTCTGAACGCTCGCCGTGAAACTTCTTGTCCTGCGGGACCACGCCGATGGAGCTGTATGGGAAAAACTTATTGCCCGGCCCCACGCGCATAGGACCTTCCATGAAAACGTGCCCCATCAGCTCGCTGCCTTCGCCGATGGCCACCTCAGCGCCGATCACGCAATAAGGACCGATGCGGACGTCCGCGCTGATCTCCGCGCCGGGATGAATCACAGAGCCTGGATGAATCACGGCAGAGGGGTGAATCCCCGGCGAGAACTGAATCATCCGGCGGCCTCGCGGGATGCTGCCACGCTGCGTTGCGTGATGGCGCAGATCATGATGGCCTCCGCCGCCAACTGGCCAGCGACGTATGCCTTGCCTTCCAGGCGAATAAACGTGCTCCGCTTCGAGAGCACGTTCACTTCCATCCGCAACTGATCTCCCGGCACAACGGGGCGACGGAAACGCGCCTTCTCGATGGAAGCGAAGAACACCAGCTTGTCGGAATGATCGCCGCCATCGCCCAGCGCGAGGATACCGCCGGTCTGCGCCATGGCCTCCACGATCAACACGCCGGGCATGACCGGAAAATCCTGGAAGTGGCCGACAAAAAACGGTTCGTTAATGGAGACATTTTTCAACCCCACCACACGGTTGCCTGGATCGATCTCGATGATGCGATCCACCAGTAAAAATGGCGGGCGGTGCGGAAGTATCTTCTGTATCTGATGGATGTCGAGGACCACACTGTTGGCCGAATTCTTTGTATCCAAAACCCTGATACTCATTCTTGATACTCCTTGTCGATACTCCTTGACAGTGGCGCCGGTGGCCCCGTCCTGGCAAATTGCCCCCAGGAATAAAACATCAGCCCGCCGACGGCCACGTGGCTACTGTAGAATCAATTGATTATATTCGATTCCATCGGGTGTCGAGTGAGTTTTCAAGCCAGGGACCGCCCAGGAGATGTCATGGGCCGAGTATGGAACCGCATGCGCGCCCAGCAGGACGAGATGCTGGCGCTGTTGCGCCAAATGGTGGAGATAGAGTCACCCAGCACGGACAAACAGGCCGTGGATCGCTTGGGCGCGTTCGTGGCGGGACATCTGAGCGAGTTGGCGGGGACGGTGGGCGGTAAGGTAAAGGTTCATCGCTCGCGGACAACGGGCGACCACCTACAGGCCGAGTTTTTCGGATCGTCCGCGGACCGACCAGCGGGACGTTCGCGAGCGAATAAAAAGATACTGCTGCTCGGACATCTTGACACCGTTTGGGACATGGGCACACTATCCGGCATGCCGTTTCGAGTGGCTCGTGGCAAGGCCTATGGGCCGGGTGTTTACGATATGAAGTCCGGCATCGTGGTCGCCCTGTTCGCGCTGCGGCACCTCATTGAAACGGGTGCCCGCATGCCCAGGCCCGTAACATTGTTGCTCAACGCCGACGAAGAGATCGGCAGCCCATCATCGCGATCGCTCACCGAAGCCACCGCCCGGCGCAGCATCGCCGCGCTTGTTCTGGAACCTTCTTACGGCGCAAGTGGAGCCTTGAAGACTTCTCGCAAGGGCACAGGAGAATACCGCATACACGTGCAGGGCCGCGCCGCCCACGCCGGATTGGACCCTGAAAAGGGAGCCAGTGCGATCAATGAACTTTCCAGGCAACTTATCTTTTTACAACACATTGCAGACATAAAAAGAGGCATTACATTAAACCCTGGCGTAATCACCGGAGGAACTCGAACCAACGTGGTGGCGGCCGCAGCGGAGGCGTCGATTGACGTCCGCATACGCCATCTCGCCGATGGCCCGCGCGTCGACAAGCTGCTGCGCGGACTTCGCCCGCACGACCGGCGCACGCGGTTGCGCATCACCGGAGGAATGAACCGCCCGCCCTTCGAGGTAACTCCAGCGGGAGCGGAGCTTTTCAGCAGAGCGCGGCATCTGGCACGCCCATTGGGAATTTCTCTGGAGCAGGCTGCGGTCGGCGGCGGCTCGGACGGCAATTTCACCGCCGCGCTGGGCGTGCCCACCCTCGATGGTCTGGGCGGTGTGGGCGATGGTGCGCACGCCAGCCACGAGCACATCATCATTTCAGAGCTGCCCCGTCGCGCCGCATTGCTCGCGCATCTTATGGCCAACCTCGCGGGCGAGGATTAGCCACAGAGACACGGAGCCACCGAGCGGCAAAACTTATTGCAACGAATTTCTCTGGGCCTCTGTGCCTCCGTGGCGGAATCCGTTAAACTGAGAAATTATGAAAAGCGAATTGAAGATGAATGTACCGAATGGATTTCTGTTTGCCGCCGGCCACGCCGGTTTGCGCAAGCATGGCACAGGCCCTGACGTCGCGTTGATGTACTCGACGGTTCCGGCGCAGGCAGCCGCGGTGTTCACCACCAATCGCGTGAAGGCGGCTCCGGTGCTTCTCTCGCAAGCACGGTTGCAGCGCGGCACTCATTTGGCGCAGGTGATTTTAGTGAATGCCGGCAACGCCAACTGCGCTACCGGCAGTCAGGGCATGAGGACCGCTCGCCAAACCACTCGTGTCGCGGCGTCGTTGCTAAAGGTGGGGGTCCACTCCACGCTGGTGGCTTCCACGGGAGTGATTGGCGTGCCGCTCGATGCCACAAACATTACCGACCAGCTTCCCTCGCTGATTCGCCAGTTGCACCCGGATGGTTATGCGGCGGTGTCGCGGGCCATCATGACCACCGACACCGTGCCCAAGCTCTCCAGCCGCGCGGTGCGCATCAGCGGACGAACCGTCAATCTGCTGGCCTTCTGCAAAGGCGCAGGGATGATCTATCCGCGCATGGCCACCATGCTGGGCTTCTTCTTTACAGATGCGCTGGTGGAGCCACGCTTCCTGCAACGCGCCGTGAAGCGTATGGCGGACCTGAGCTTCAATCGCATCTCGGTTGACGGTGACACCTCCACCAATGACACGGTTTTCCTGCTCGCCAACGGCCTGGCAAAGAATCGCGCTATTCGCGAAGGCGGCCCCGGCGCAAAAGAATTTTTCTCCGCGCTGGTGGAGCTGGCGCAGGAGCTGGCCATCCGCATGGTACGCGACGGCGAGGGTGCCAGTAAGGTCGCCGAGATTCGCGTGGAGGGTGCGCGCAACGCGAAGCAGGCAGAGGCCATTGCCCGTGCTATCGCGCTATCGCCGCTGGTGAAGACCGCCTTGGCCGGCGCTGATCCCAACTGGGGACGCATTCTCTCCGCAGCCGGCAACGCGGGGGTGGAACTGAATCCCGCAAAGGTGGACATCTACCTGAACCGCATGCGCGTGTGCCGCTCCGGCGGTGCAGCGGACTTCAACGAAGCGGCGGCCAGCAAATTGTTGCAGGCGAAAGACGTGCTGATCCGCGTCGTCATCGGCACAGGCAAGGCCGCCGCGTGTTTCTGGACCTGCGACTTCACCAACGAGTACATCCGCATCAACGCCAGCTACCGGACCTAAGGTATGCAGTTATTCCCGGATCAGAGCCTCGGCCGCCAGGGAGGGGGTACGCTAGACGATCAGCATTGCCCGTTGAACGTGCCCCCTCCCTGGCGGTCGGGGCTCTGATCCGGAAGACAGTACAGACGCTCAAGAATGGTGCCGATGCCCGCTCATACTACTTCCATTGACGCACCCTCGACTCGCCGTTCCCTGCCTCGCAGCATTGGATATTTCACCGCCACCAGCGTCGTCATCGCCATTGGTTCGGGCATCTTCACCACCACGGGATTTCTAGCCCGCGATCTGGGCAGTCCCTTTGCGATACTAGCCATCTGGCTGGTGGGCGCGTTGCTCGCGTTGGCCGGCGCACTTTGCTACAGCGAGTTGGGCGCGGCGTATCCGCGCGCGGGCGGCGAGTACGTCTATCTGCGCCAAGCCTATGGGCCGCTCACCGGCTTTCTGTCGGGGTGGGGTAGTTTCGTCGCGGGCTTCTCCGCGCCCACCGCGGCGGCGTGCATTGGATTCGCCGCATACCTGGCTCACTTCGCTCCGGCGCTGGGGACCGCACACATCGTCGGCGCGATCCCTCTGGGATATTGGACCCTGCGGATCAACGGAGCACAGATTGTGGGGTTGCTCGCCCTGTGGACGCTGACCTTTTTTCACGCGGCTGGCACGCGCCGTGGCGGCCAACTGCAAGTGATGCTGACGGTCGTGAAGACGCTGGCCATCGTCTCGCTGATCGCCGCGGGATTACTCTATGGCCACGGCGATTGGACGCACTTGCGAACCAGCTCCACGGAACTGATCTCGTCATCCGCTTGGACGAACGCGCCGGTGTCGCTGATCTTCATCCTGTTTTGCTACAGCGGATGGAATGCCGCGGCGTACCTCGCCGGTGATGTCCGCGAACCGCATCGCACGATCCCACGGTCATTGCTGTCTGGAACGGCGGTGGTCGCCACACTCTACATGGGCATGAACATTCTGTTCCTCTACGCGCTTCCCGTGGAGCAGATGATCGGAGTGTTGACCATCGGCGAGAAAGCGTCGCAGGCGCTCTTCGGCGATCTGGGAACCAGTATCGCCTCGGCCTTCATGGCTGTGTCGATCCTGTCATCCGCCAGCGCCATGACCATGGCGGGTCCGCGGGTCTATTACGCGATGGCCACCGACGGAGTTTTCCCGAGGAAGCTCGCTGAATTGCGCGCCACACAGGGCAGTCCCGAAGCCGCCCCAGTGGCTGCTATCGTCGCTCAGTCGGCCTGGGCCTCGGTGCTGATGCTGACCGGCACCTTCGAGCAGCTCATTGTCTATTCAGGATTTGTGCTGGTGTTCTTTTCGGCGCTGGCGGTGGCAGCGGCGATGGTATTGCGATTTACTCAGCCCAATATTCCCCGTCCATTTCGCGTGCCACTTTACCCGCTGCCTACTCTGTTGTTCATAGGCTTCTCGGCATGGATACTCATCTTTACGCTCAAGGGACGACCGCAGGAGTCGCTCGCCGGCATCGCCATGGTCCTGGCTGGGATACCGCTCTACTGGCGCTGGAACCGAAAGCATCGCGCGAATTAGTCCGTTTTGCGGGGTGTTGATGAGTAGCGCTCGCGCAGGGCACAACACGGGAAGTGTCATCAAAATTGTGCAGCGGAAAGAATAAGGTGCAGCAGAAAGGTGCAACCCTCGAAGCCATCGCTGCGTCAATAATAGTGTATGGTTGAATACAGCCACATTGAGGAGAAACAGGCCATTCGTAATTTTCGCAATGCGATAATCCCCAGCAGTCCGAAGGTCTCATGAACTGCAAAATCGAGTTGCCGCAATCTATAAGATTATCCTCGAAGGTTCTACCCGTTCTCTTATTTTTGTTGTTCTCCCAGGCGATGCTTTTCGCTAAGTCCATCCCTGTCCGTGGCACTGTTGTCGACGCCACCGGTGGGCCGCTCGAAGCCGCGCAAGTAACGGTCACTTCCGGCGACAAGCAGGCAGCCGCCACTCTCACCAATCAGCACGGCGAGTTTACGGTGTCTCTCCCATCCGGTGAGTATCGCATCTCCGTCACGACTGCCAATTTTTCCACCTTTGAAGAGACGGTGATTGTCCGTCGGGGCATGAAGGCGCTTTCTTTCAGCATGAGCCTGGCGCCCTTCCCACAGACCATGGATGTGGAAGATCAGCCCTACGAGATCGCGCTCGACCCGGATCGCAATCTTTCCGGCCTGACTTTCAGCGACTCCGACATCGAGAATATTCCCGAGGATGAAGATGAGATGGCGCAGTATCTAGCCGACCTGGCCGGGCCGGGAGCCAGCGCCGTGGGCGGCGCCGAGACCTTGGTGGACGGCTTCAACGGCGGACGCCTGCCGCCGCGCGATCAGATTCAGGAGATTCGCATCAACAACAATCCCTACAGCTCCGAGTTTTCCCGCCCCGGTCACGGTCGCATTGAAATCCGCACGCGCGCCGGCTCCGATGCGCTGCGCGGCAACCTCGGCTTCAATCTGCGCGACGACGCGCTGAACGCCCGCAACGCCTTCGCGGACCAGAAGCCTCCCTACCAACGGCGCAACTTGCGCGGCAGCCTGAGCGGACCGATCATCAAGAACCGCATGTCGTTCTCCGTGAATGGCCGCCGCTCCGACGCGCAGGACAACGACTCGGTGAACGCCTTCACGATAAATGGCGATCCACTCAACTACTCGATTACCCGTCCGAACATGAGCCAGGAGTTCGGCGGACGCACGCAGATCAATCTGCCCAGGAATCAATCGCTGAATCTCAATGTGGAGTATCAATCGGACCGCCGCTCGAACGAGGGCGTGGGCGGCTTCACGCTGCTCGATCGCGCCACGTCGTCCGATTCCCGTGAGATCAGTTTCCGCGCCAGCGAGACTGCGGCGCTCAGCGAACGCATGGTGAACGAATTTCGCTTTGGTTTTGAGCGGCAGGTTTCCAGCACCACGCCGCTCACCTCTGCCATCGCCATCAACGTGCAGGACGCCTTCCAGAGCGGCGGCGCGCCGCGGCTGAACGAAGCAACCGAGCGCAACTTCCAGTTCGCCGATCAGATGAGCTGGTCGCGCGGCAATCTCAGCATGAAGGGTGGATTCCAAGGTAATCTACATCAGTTCCACACGCTTTCACGCGATAACTTTCTGGGAACCTACGAGTTCGCCTCGCTCGATTCCTATCGCGCCGGCGCTCCGATCACCTTCACCGTCAACTCCGGCAACCCCGCTCTGGATATGAACCAGTTCGAGTCTGGCATGTTCCTGCAAAGCGACTATCGCGTCGCCCCCACGCTGATGCTCTCCTTCGGCGCGCGCTATGAGGCGCAGAATAATATCTCCGATGCGAACAATGTCGATCCACGTTTTGGTTTTGCTTTTAGCGTGGGCAAATCCTCTGTGCTGCGCGGCGGAGCGGGTCTGTTTCACCAGCGGCTGAATGCCAATACCGTGCAGTCGGTGCTGCGTCTTGACGGCACTCGGCAGATACAGACCGTCATTCAGAATCCCGCGTTTCCTAATCCGCTGGCTGGTGGTGGAGTTGCCGAGGTTCGCCTGCCCAGTTCCTTGCGCGAGGCCGACGCCGATCTGGCGCTGCCTTACACCATGAACTCGTCCATCTCCTATGAAACACGCCTGCCGCGCGGACTGTTTGTCTCGTTAAACTACGATCACATTCGCGGCGTGCATCTCTACCGGAACCGTAATCTAAACGCTCCGCTGCCGGGATTTACCACGCGGCCTGATCCCTCGCGCGGCAACATCCTGCTGCTGGAATCAACCGCCGCCTCGCGCTACCAGGGAGTAAGCATCAACATCAATCAGCGGCTGGGCCGCCGCAGCGTGAACGGCAACTACACGTACTCGCTGAGCAACAACAACTCGGACGGCCCATTCTCATTGCCCGCCAACAACTATGACCTGCGCGGCGAGTGGGGCCGCTCCGCTGACAATCAGCGGCACACCGCCATACTCGGATTCAATACGCCGCTGCCGCTCGGCATCGAAGGCAACACGCGCATTCGCACCACCTCGTCCCGGCCCTTCAACATCACCACGGGGACGGATGATAATTTCGACACCACCACCAACGATCGCCCGGTTGGAGTGGAACGCAATACTGGCATCGGCCCGGCGTTCTTCCAGCTCGATGTTACGCTGCGCAGGAGCTTCAGCTTGCGCCGCGCGCAACCCGTGCAAGCGGCTCCGCAAGGTGGCCAGGGGGGACGGCAGCGTGGAGGACAAGGTGGAAGACAGGGTGGAGGGCAGGGTGGCCCTCAAGGTGGCGGGCAGCACGGCGGGCAAGCACCCCCGGTATCCAACTTCGTTTCAAACTTCCAGCGCCCCGGCGGTGGTCCCGGCGGACCTCCGCAAACTGGCAATGGTGGCGGACCGGGTGGCGGGGGCGGCGGTCGCGGTGGAAACAATCAGCGTGTCGGGCCGCAACTGGCGCTTACTCTTAATATCACCAACCTCTTTAATCACACCAATCCATCCCGCTATAGCGGCGTGCAGACTTCACCCTTCTTCGGACGCGCCAACTCCGCTCGCGCGCCGCGCGAGATTGAAATCGGCGTGCAGCTCAGCTTCTAGGGCATTTATGGAGATGATGTAGCCGAGTT
The sequence above is a segment of the Acidobacteriota bacterium genome. Coding sequences within it:
- a CDS encoding amino acid permease, encoding MVPMPAHTTSIDAPSTRRSLPRSIGYFTATSVVIAIGSGIFTTTGFLARDLGSPFAILAIWLVGALLALAGALCYSELGAAYPRAGGEYVYLRQAYGPLTGFLSGWGSFVAGFSAPTAAACIGFAAYLAHFAPALGTAHIVGAIPLGYWTLRINGAQIVGLLALWTLTFFHAAGTRRGGQLQVMLTVVKTLAIVSLIAAGLLYGHGDWTHLRTSSTELISSSAWTNAPVSLIFILFCYSGWNAAAYLAGDVREPHRTIPRSLLSGTAVVATLYMGMNILFLYALPVEQMIGVLTIGEKASQALFGDLGTSIASAFMAVSILSSASAMTMAGPRVYYAMATDGVFPRKLAELRATQGSPEAAPVAAIVAQSAWASVLMLTGTFEQLIVYSGFVLVFFSALAVAAAMVLRFTQPNIPRPFRVPLYPLPTLLFIGFSAWILIFTLKGRPQESLAGIAMVLAGIPLYWRWNRKHRAN
- the argJ gene encoding bifunctional glutamate N-acetyltransferase/amino-acid acetyltransferase ArgJ, whose translation is MNVPNGFLFAAGHAGLRKHGTGPDVALMYSTVPAQAAAVFTTNRVKAAPVLLSQARLQRGTHLAQVILVNAGNANCATGSQGMRTARQTTRVAASLLKVGVHSTLVASTGVIGVPLDATNITDQLPSLIRQLHPDGYAAVSRAIMTTDTVPKLSSRAVRISGRTVNLLAFCKGAGMIYPRMATMLGFFFTDALVEPRFLQRAVKRMADLSFNRISVDGDTSTNDTVFLLANGLAKNRAIREGGPGAKEFFSALVELAQELAIRMVRDGEGASKVAEIRVEGARNAKQAEAIARAIALSPLVKTALAGADPNWGRILSAAGNAGVELNPAKVDIYLNRMRVCRSGGAADFNEAAASKLLQAKDVLIRVVIGTGKAAACFWTCDFTNEYIRINASYRT
- a CDS encoding M20 family peptidase — encoded protein: MLALLRQMVEIESPSTDKQAVDRLGAFVAGHLSELAGTVGGKVKVHRSRTTGDHLQAEFFGSSADRPAGRSRANKKILLLGHLDTVWDMGTLSGMPFRVARGKAYGPGVYDMKSGIVVALFALRHLIETGARMPRPVTLLLNADEEIGSPSSRSLTEATARRSIAALVLEPSYGASGALKTSRKGTGEYRIHVQGRAAHAGLDPEKGASAINELSRQLIFLQHIADIKRGITLNPGVITGGTRTNVVAAAAEASIDVRIRHLADGPRVDKLLRGLRPHDRRTRLRITGGMNRPPFEVTPAGAELFSRARHLARPLGISLEQAAVGGGSDGNFTAALGVPTLDGLGGVGDGAHASHEHIIISELPRRAALLAHLMANLAGED
- a CDS encoding acyl-ACP--UDP-N-acetylglucosamine O-acyltransferase; its protein translation is MIQFSPGIHPSAVIHPGSVIHPGAEISADVRIGPYCVIGAEVAIGEGSELMGHVFMEGPMRVGPGNKFFPYSSIGVVPQDKKFHGERSETIIGKGNTFREFVTVNRGTEVGGALTRIGDDNWIMAYTHIAHDCRVGNHTILANATTLAGHVVIEDYANIGAFSGVHQFCRVGRHSIVGGYSVITQDVLPFSMTVMKREVRLFGVNKVGLERGGFGEDRREKLASVFRHLMSKKLNTTQALEKIREDGIRSSDVEELLSFIATAERGFVK
- the fabZ gene encoding 3-hydroxyacyl-ACP dehydratase FabZ, translated to MSIRVLDTKNSANSVVLDIHQIQKILPHRPPFLLVDRIIEIDPGNRVVGLKNVSINEPFFVGHFQDFPVMPGVLIVEAMAQTGGILALGDGGDHSDKLVFFASIEKARFRRPVVPGDQLRMEVNVLSKRSTFIRLEGKAYVAGQLAAEAIMICAITQRSVAASREAAG